The Desulfohalovibrio reitneri genome contains a region encoding:
- the moaC gene encoding cyclic pyranopterin monophosphate synthase MoaC, translating into MSSGFTHLDSEGRARMVDVGAKDETERRAVARAVVRMDPETFGLLSRQALPKGDAFNTARLAGIQAAKKTADLIPLCHPLSLSYVDVRFAPDEEAATVAIEAEARLRGRTGVEMEAMTAASVAALALYDMLKAVQKDVVIERVRLVSKSGGKSGEFTAE; encoded by the coding sequence ATGAGCTCCGGGTTCACTCACCTGGACAGCGAAGGCCGGGCCCGAATGGTGGACGTGGGGGCCAAGGACGAAACCGAGCGCAGGGCCGTGGCCCGGGCCGTGGTCCGCATGGACCCGGAGACCTTCGGCCTGCTCTCCCGGCAAGCCCTGCCCAAGGGCGACGCCTTCAACACCGCTCGGCTTGCGGGCATCCAGGCGGCCAAGAAAACCGCCGACCTCATTCCCCTCTGCCACCCCCTGTCCCTGAGCTACGTGGACGTACGCTTCGCCCCGGACGAGGAGGCCGCCACCGTGGCCATCGAGGCCGAGGCGCGCCTGCGCGGCCGCACCGGGGTGGAGATGGAGGCCATGACCGCCGCCTCCGTGGCCGCCCTGGCCCTATATGACATGCTCAAGGCGGTGCAGAAGGACGTGGTCATCGAGCGCGTCCGGCTGGTCTCCAAAAGCGGCGGCAAGAGCGGCGAATTCACCGCCGAGTGA
- the rpoZ gene encoding DNA-directed RNA polymerase subunit omega, with amino-acid sequence MARITVEDCLEQVDNRFLITQMAIKRVQQYREGYTPLVETKNKEVVAALREIASRKVFPASDIPEAGIYSSAPKKENEEAQ; translated from the coding sequence ATGGCGCGCATCACGGTTGAAGATTGCCTGGAGCAGGTGGACAACCGCTTCCTCATCACGCAGATGGCCATCAAGCGGGTCCAGCAGTACCGCGAGGGGTACACCCCGCTTGTCGAAACCAAGAACAAGGAAGTCGTGGCCGCCCTGCGCGAGATCGCCTCGCGGAAGGTCTTTCCGGCCAGCGATATCCCGGAGGCGGGCATCTACAGCAGCGCCCCCAAAAAGGAAAACGAAGAAGCGCAATAA
- the rfaD gene encoding ADP-glyceromanno-heptose 6-epimerase translates to MYIVTGGAGFIGSAFVWKLNRMGIDDILVVDNLSRSEKWRNLARLRYADYMHRDEFMRRLRAGMEGGRDPFGARAVIHMGACSATTETDADFLMENNFRYTQTLALYCEAFRARFINASSGATYGDGSLGFSDDEQTMLSLKPLNMYGYSKQLFDLWAHRTGRLRRLASLKFFNVYGPNEYHKGDMMSVICKAHKQIRETGKLKLFKSHRAEYGHGEQMRDFIYVKDCLDVMWWLLENPAVNGVYNVGTGTARTWNDLARSVFQAMGREVDVEYIDIPEAIREKYQYFTEAPVEKLRRAGYDKDFNPLERGAGEYVREYLEKDDPHLDALA, encoded by the coding sequence ATGTATATTGTGACCGGCGGCGCCGGATTCATAGGCAGCGCTTTCGTCTGGAAGTTGAACAGGATGGGCATCGACGACATCCTGGTGGTGGACAACCTGTCCCGCAGCGAGAAGTGGCGCAACCTGGCCCGGCTGCGCTACGCCGACTACATGCATCGCGACGAGTTCATGCGCCGCCTGCGGGCAGGGATGGAGGGCGGCCGCGATCCCTTCGGCGCGCGGGCGGTCATCCACATGGGGGCCTGCTCCGCCACCACGGAAACGGACGCGGACTTCCTGATGGAAAACAACTTCCGCTACACCCAGACCCTGGCCCTGTATTGCGAGGCCTTCCGCGCCCGGTTCATCAACGCATCCAGCGGGGCCACCTACGGGGACGGCTCGCTGGGCTTCTCCGACGACGAGCAGACCATGCTCTCGCTGAAGCCGCTGAATATGTACGGCTACTCCAAGCAGCTTTTCGACCTCTGGGCGCACCGCACTGGCCGCCTGCGCCGTCTGGCCAGCCTGAAGTTCTTCAACGTGTACGGTCCCAACGAGTATCACAAGGGCGACATGATGAGCGTCATCTGCAAGGCCCACAAGCAGATACGCGAGACCGGCAAGCTGAAGCTCTTCAAATCCCACCGGGCCGAGTACGGCCACGGCGAGCAGATGCGCGACTTCATCTACGTCAAGGACTGCCTGGACGTGATGTGGTGGCTGCTGGAGAACCCCGCGGTCAACGGGGTCTACAACGTGGGCACGGGCACGGCCCGCACCTGGAACGATCTGGCCAGGTCCGTTTTCCAGGCCATGGGGCGCGAAGTGGACGTGGAGTACATCGACATCCCCGAGGCCATCCGCGAGAAATACCAGTACTTCACCGAAGCGCCGGTGGAAAAGCTGCGCCGGGCGGGATACGACAAGGATTTCAACCCGTTGGAGCGGGGGGCGGGGGAATACGTGCGGGAGTATCTGGAAAAAGACGACCCCCACCTCGACGCGTTGGCGTAA
- a CDS encoding GldG family protein has protein sequence MKGGRLALSLITALVGLALLAGLYVAGERLDLRWDSTRGKRHSLTEQTGRVLREMPRPVHVTAFYRPSEPGKQAAQDLLELYAGASDRFTFEFLDPDRRLVTAREMGVTQTGTLVVSSGGKREKMATPDEERLTNAVIRVSQAGSVVVYAVAGHGEVVPDTPGEDGMGRLVQELSDKEVLVEPLLLGEAGKVPDDATAVLVLGPRRDFLDRELAILDGYVKEGGSLLAALSAEGATNFSDWLENTLGVRAVDGMVVDPVGELLVGDALMAVAQEYPDFKVAEEFTFMTLLPTARPLSWRAGGKGLARLAQTGPEAWAERDMDALSRAEAAFDEGADAPGPLWLAATVVKEREEGGETRAVVVGDQDFLTDRFIGLGGNMDLALASLTWLTSSENLVRIETGGAAGELAMLSPGAGDILTWLPGAALPLMTLIVGVLVAWRRKKG, from the coding sequence ATGAAGGGTGGCCGCCTTGCCCTGAGCTTGATAACCGCCCTGGTGGGCTTGGCCCTTTTGGCAGGGCTGTACGTTGCCGGGGAGCGGCTCGACCTGCGCTGGGACTCGACCCGGGGCAAGCGCCATTCCCTCACGGAGCAAACCGGGCGGGTCCTCCGCGAGATGCCCCGCCCGGTGCACGTGACTGCCTTCTACCGCCCCAGTGAACCCGGCAAACAGGCCGCCCAAGACCTGCTGGAACTGTACGCCGGGGCCTCGGACCGCTTCACCTTCGAATTTCTGGACCCGGACCGGAGACTGGTGACGGCCCGCGAAATGGGCGTTACCCAGACCGGTACGCTTGTGGTTTCCTCCGGCGGCAAACGGGAGAAAATGGCCACTCCGGACGAGGAGAGGCTGACCAACGCCGTCATCCGTGTTTCCCAAGCCGGGTCGGTAGTGGTCTACGCTGTCGCCGGGCACGGCGAGGTGGTGCCGGATACGCCGGGGGAGGACGGCATGGGGCGGCTCGTCCAAGAGTTGTCGGACAAGGAGGTCCTGGTGGAGCCCCTTTTGCTGGGCGAAGCCGGGAAGGTGCCCGACGACGCCACGGCGGTACTGGTGCTCGGACCGCGCAGGGATTTTCTGGACAGGGAACTCGCCATCCTTGACGGCTACGTGAAGGAGGGCGGCTCCCTGCTGGCCGCACTGAGCGCCGAGGGGGCGACCAATTTCTCGGACTGGCTGGAGAACACACTGGGTGTTCGGGCCGTGGACGGCATGGTGGTCGACCCGGTGGGAGAACTTCTCGTGGGTGACGCCCTCATGGCCGTTGCCCAGGAGTATCCGGATTTCAAGGTGGCCGAAGAGTTCACCTTCATGACCCTGCTGCCCACCGCCCGGCCCCTGAGTTGGCGGGCTGGCGGCAAGGGGCTTGCCCGCTTGGCCCAAACAGGACCCGAAGCCTGGGCCGAACGGGACATGGACGCCCTCTCCCGGGCGGAAGCCGCCTTCGACGAGGGTGCAGACGCGCCCGGACCACTCTGGCTGGCGGCCACTGTGGTCAAGGAGCGGGAAGAGGGCGGCGAAACGCGGGCGGTCGTGGTTGGCGACCAGGACTTCCTGACCGACCGCTTCATTGGCCTGGGCGGCAACATGGACCTTGCCCTTGCCTCCCTGACCTGGCTCACCTCCAGCGAGAACCTGGTGCGCATCGAGACCGGCGGCGCGGCTGGCGAATTGGCCATGCTTTCTCCGGGAGCCGGAGACATCCTGACATGGCTGCCCGGAGCGGCCCTGCCCCTGATGACGCTCATCGTGGGCGTCCTCGTTGCCTGGCGGCGCAAGAAAGGGTAA
- the mutL gene encoding DNA mismatch repair endonuclease MutL, translating to MPQNDRRSIRELSPELANQIAAGEVVERPASVLKELVENALDAGADRIEVAIERGGQGRISVTDNGWGIPPEELPLVVTRHATSKIADLTDLASIGSFGFRGEAMASIGSVARLTVTSTPRGAEEGTSIAVEHGEQGEPMPAAATEGTRVEVRDLFANVPARLKFLKTETTEAKRCQESLQRLALANLHCGFSFTSGGRNVFRFPPEQTLRQRLDALWPPAACRNLADASGEDGPFKLSGLVGDPSQAQGRPDRILFFVNGRPVQDKLLQGALREAYKGRLLAREHPQAALFLELPLHEVDVNVHPAKLEVRFRDEKRVFGLVRRVVLRALEGMGTVSWPEAKPDATGPSTANEPSAEPSPRSTPSQSRLDLRSSRTWSSGGRPSGRPYTPAAPPAPEYAAPLPRDDEDENTPSGRAQIPDIPEAKPAGALPSYLGQVENTYLLLSLPDGSLGILDQHAAHERVLYEAFLRRGRSGNSRPLAIPMDMALHPSEADRLEELWPDLRAAGFELATQGREGLRVTGLPPDLTPGRAVDLLRAALSGQAKSLEDIWVLLACRSAVKAGESLARDEALALLETWAATSNRDNCPHGRPALVRLSAHDLERLFKRR from the coding sequence ATGCCGCAGAACGACCGCCGCTCCATCCGGGAGCTCTCCCCCGAACTGGCCAACCAGATCGCCGCCGGCGAGGTGGTGGAACGCCCCGCCAGCGTGCTCAAGGAACTGGTGGAAAACGCCCTGGACGCGGGCGCGGACCGCATCGAGGTGGCCATCGAGCGCGGGGGGCAGGGGCGCATCAGCGTTACGGACAACGGCTGGGGCATCCCGCCGGAAGAACTGCCTCTGGTCGTCACCCGCCACGCCACCAGCAAGATCGCCGACCTCACCGATCTGGCCTCCATAGGCAGCTTCGGCTTTAGGGGCGAGGCCATGGCCTCCATCGGCTCGGTTGCGCGGCTTACCGTGACGTCCACGCCGCGCGGCGCTGAAGAGGGCACCAGCATCGCCGTGGAGCACGGCGAGCAGGGAGAGCCCATGCCTGCGGCCGCGACCGAAGGCACCCGTGTGGAAGTGCGCGACCTCTTCGCCAACGTCCCGGCACGGCTGAAATTCCTCAAGACGGAGACCACTGAAGCCAAGCGCTGCCAGGAATCGCTGCAGCGGCTGGCCCTGGCCAACCTGCATTGCGGATTTTCCTTCACCTCCGGCGGGCGGAACGTGTTCCGCTTTCCTCCGGAGCAGACGTTGCGGCAGCGCCTGGACGCCCTGTGGCCCCCGGCTGCCTGCCGCAACCTGGCCGATGCCTCTGGCGAGGACGGTCCCTTCAAGTTATCCGGGCTGGTCGGCGACCCCAGCCAGGCCCAGGGGCGGCCCGACCGCATCCTCTTTTTCGTCAACGGCCGCCCCGTGCAGGACAAGCTGTTGCAAGGCGCGCTGCGCGAGGCCTACAAGGGACGGCTGCTTGCCCGGGAACACCCCCAGGCCGCTCTTTTCCTGGAGCTTCCGCTGCACGAAGTGGACGTCAACGTCCACCCGGCCAAGCTTGAAGTGCGCTTCCGCGACGAGAAACGGGTATTCGGCCTAGTGCGGCGTGTGGTGCTTCGCGCCCTGGAGGGCATGGGGACGGTGAGCTGGCCGGAAGCCAAGCCAGATGCAACAGGTCCGTCCACGGCCAACGAACCTTCGGCCGAGCCCTCCCCTCGCTCCACGCCCAGCCAATCCAGGCTGGACCTGCGCTCTTCTCGCACCTGGTCCTCCGGCGGTCGTCCCAGCGGTCGGCCATATACGCCGGCGGCGCCCCCCGCGCCTGAATACGCCGCCCCATTGCCCAGGGATGATGAAGACGAAAACACGCCTTCCGGGCGGGCCCAAATCCCTGATATACCGGAAGCCAAGCCAGCCGGAGCCCTGCCCAGCTACCTGGGCCAAGTGGAGAATACTTACCTGCTGCTCTCCCTGCCGGACGGCTCCCTGGGCATCCTGGACCAGCACGCGGCCCACGAGCGCGTGCTGTACGAAGCTTTCCTGCGACGCGGCCGCTCGGGCAACTCCCGCCCCCTGGCCATCCCCATGGACATGGCCCTGCACCCCAGCGAGGCCGACCGGCTGGAGGAACTGTGGCCGGACCTGCGGGCCGCGGGCTTCGAACTGGCGACACAGGGCCGCGAGGGATTACGTGTCACCGGTCTGCCGCCCGACCTCACCCCGGGCAGGGCCGTGGACCTGTTGCGTGCCGCCCTCTCCGGCCAGGCCAAGAGCCTGGAAGACATCTGGGTTCTGCTGGCCTGCCGTTCAGCGGTCAAGGCGGGCGAATCCCTGGCCCGGGATGAAGCCCTGGCCCTGTTGGAGACCTGGGCCGCCACCAGCAACCGCGACAACTGCCCCCACGGCCGTCCGGCCCTTGTGCGCCTTTCCGCTCACGACCTTGAACGGCTCTTCAAGCGCCGCTGA
- a CDS encoding dienelactone hydrolase family protein, which yields MPRLLFAVLCLTLLLASAVRAEVLEKPIDYNVDGEVHQGLLAYDDALGRPAPGVLVVHEWNGLGEHPRDVAWRLASLGYVAFALDMYGKGVLGSSPEENKKLSAPFYEDREMMRRTARAGLDVLLDQPQVAPGKVAAIGFCFGGTVVLEMARGVQPLAGVVSFHGGLSTPNPAESLDVPVLALHGADDPHVDHDEVAAFIKEMRQSGADWTLIQYGGAVHSFTNPKADSESARYHRKAAMRSWDHMLVFFDEVLR from the coding sequence ATGCCCCGCTTGCTTTTCGCCGTACTCTGTCTGACCCTTCTTTTGGCTTCGGCGGTCCGCGCCGAAGTCTTGGAAAAGCCCATCGATTACAACGTGGACGGTGAGGTCCACCAGGGCCTGCTGGCTTACGACGACGCTTTGGGCCGTCCCGCACCCGGCGTGCTGGTGGTGCACGAGTGGAACGGACTGGGCGAGCATCCCCGAGACGTGGCTTGGCGGTTGGCTTCCCTGGGCTACGTCGCCTTCGCCCTGGACATGTACGGCAAAGGGGTGCTTGGTTCCAGCCCGGAGGAGAACAAGAAGCTCTCCGCGCCGTTCTACGAGGACCGTGAGATGATGCGCCGCACCGCCCGGGCCGGGCTGGACGTGCTGCTGGACCAGCCGCAAGTTGCTCCAGGCAAAGTGGCGGCCATCGGCTTTTGCTTCGGCGGCACGGTGGTGTTGGAGATGGCCCGGGGCGTACAGCCCCTCGCAGGTGTGGTCAGTTTCCACGGCGGGCTGTCCACGCCGAACCCCGCCGAATCCCTGGACGTTCCCGTCCTGGCCTTGCACGGCGCGGACGATCCCCACGTGGACCATGACGAAGTGGCAGCCTTCATAAAGGAAATGCGCCAATCCGGCGCGGACTGGACCCTCATCCAGTACGGCGGCGCTGTGCACAGCTTCACCAACCCAAAAGCTGACTCGGAAAGCGCCCGCTACCACCGCAAGGCGGCCATGCGCTCCTGGGACCACATGCTGGTCTTTTTCGACGAGGTGCTGCGGTAG
- a CDS encoding DsbA family protein, giving the protein MYRVFIVCIALLLPITARADDSGLRQELRKLLKENPEIVLDVLRDHSIEVLEIVEQGVDDRKAAKKRERMENELENPLEPTINTERPIRGPEDAETTLVAYSDFLCPYCSEAAATVDEFLAEHPDSVRFQFKHMPRSSFSLELAKHFEAIALQDEEEAWRFHDLIFANQDELENKKDVALATILAELDIDNERLAKDLKKPKLIEFIRSDATEGNSFGFRGTPSFVLGGVSIQGAQSLEHFEKVHGLLHGEEGASIGQVEGEECIDCLEE; this is encoded by the coding sequence ATGTACCGTGTATTCATAGTCTGCATCGCCCTGCTGCTGCCCATCACCGCCCGGGCCGACGACAGCGGCCTTCGCCAGGAGCTGCGGAAGCTGCTGAAGGAGAATCCCGAAATCGTTCTGGACGTGCTGCGTGACCACAGCATCGAGGTGCTGGAGATCGTGGAGCAGGGGGTGGACGACAGAAAGGCCGCCAAAAAGCGCGAGCGGATGGAAAACGAGCTGGAGAATCCCCTCGAACCCACGATCAACACCGAGCGGCCCATCCGTGGCCCGGAGGACGCGGAAACCACCCTGGTGGCCTACTCCGACTTCCTCTGCCCCTACTGCTCAGAAGCCGCCGCGACCGTGGACGAGTTCCTGGCCGAGCATCCCGATTCCGTCCGCTTCCAGTTCAAGCACATGCCGCGCAGTTCCTTCTCCCTGGAGCTGGCCAAGCATTTCGAGGCAATCGCCCTGCAGGACGAGGAAGAGGCTTGGCGCTTTCACGACCTGATCTTCGCCAACCAGGACGAGCTTGAGAACAAGAAGGACGTCGCCCTGGCGACCATCCTGGCCGAGTTGGACATCGACAACGAGCGGCTGGCCAAGGATTTGAAGAAGCCCAAACTCATTGAATTCATCCGCTCCGACGCCACCGAGGGCAATTCCTTCGGCTTCCGGGGTACACCCAGCTTCGTCCTGGGCGGGGTGTCCATCCAGGGCGCGCAATCCCTGGAGCATTTCGAGAAGGTGCACGGCCTTCTCCACGGCGAGGAAGGTGCCTCCATCGGCCAGGTGGAAGGCGAGGAATGCATCGACTGCCTGGAGGAGTAG
- the hisH gene encoding imidazole glycerol phosphate synthase subunit HisH, translated as MLAILDYKAGNQTSVSRALNHLGIDNVITADRDTLSAAHGVIFPGVGAAGQAMDELKRTGLDDVLKSLIWEEKPLLGICVGCQVLLDYSPENDTQTLGVVPGRCDLFNRALTDAKGDPIRVPHMGWNSLEIKRPTRLLEGIEPEANFYFVHSYYPVPDEEYVLAVTDYGVEFCSVHGRDGLWATQFHPEKSGRPGLRILNNFHDYCLEAGHVE; from the coding sequence ATGCTGGCCATCCTGGACTACAAGGCGGGCAACCAGACTTCTGTCAGCCGCGCCCTCAACCACCTCGGCATAGACAACGTCATCACCGCGGACCGCGACACCCTGAGCGCGGCCCACGGGGTCATCTTCCCAGGAGTGGGCGCGGCCGGGCAGGCCATGGACGAGCTCAAGCGCACCGGCCTGGACGACGTGCTCAAATCCCTCATCTGGGAGGAAAAGCCGCTGCTGGGCATTTGCGTGGGCTGCCAGGTCCTGCTGGACTATTCGCCGGAAAACGACACCCAAACCCTGGGCGTGGTCCCCGGCCGCTGCGACCTTTTCAACCGCGCCCTGACCGACGCCAAGGGCGACCCCATCCGGGTGCCTCACATGGGCTGGAACAGCCTGGAGATAAAGCGTCCAACCCGGCTGCTGGAAGGCATCGAGCCGGAGGCCAACTTCTATTTCGTGCACTCCTACTATCCCGTGCCGGACGAGGAGTACGTGCTGGCCGTCACCGACTACGGGGTCGAGTTCTGCTCGGTGCACGGCCGCGACGGGCTGTGGGCCACCCAGTTCCACCCGGAGAAGAGCGGCCGCCCCGGTCTGCGCATCCTGAACAATTTCCACGACTACTGCCTGGAGGCGGGCCATGTTGAGTAA
- the hisF gene encoding imidazole glycerol phosphate synthase subunit HisF produces MLSKRVIPCLDVRDGRLTKGVKFKGNVDIGDPVETAAGYYESGADEIVFYDITASHEGRGIFLDVVERVAERIFIPFSVGGGINTVQDMRDVLQAGAEKVSVNSGAVKNPDIIGQGAAQFGSQSIVVGMDVLRVEPSEDIPSGYEIVIHGGRKHMGMDAIEWAKTCESLGAGELCVNSIDADGTKDGYELNLTRTIVDAVNIPVIASGGAGSPQHMVDAVTEGKAQAALIASIVHYGQFTVPEIKDYMHAQGVTMRMVW; encoded by the coding sequence ATGTTGAGTAAGCGGGTCATCCCCTGCCTGGACGTGCGCGACGGCAGGCTGACCAAGGGCGTCAAATTCAAGGGCAACGTGGACATCGGCGATCCGGTGGAAACCGCGGCCGGGTACTACGAGTCCGGCGCGGACGAGATCGTCTTCTACGACATCACCGCCTCCCACGAGGGACGGGGCATCTTCCTGGACGTGGTGGAGCGTGTGGCCGAACGCATCTTCATCCCCTTCTCCGTGGGCGGCGGCATCAACACCGTGCAGGACATGCGCGACGTGCTGCAGGCCGGGGCGGAGAAGGTCTCTGTCAACTCCGGGGCGGTGAAGAACCCGGACATCATCGGGCAGGGCGCGGCGCAGTTCGGCTCCCAGTCCATCGTGGTGGGCATGGACGTGCTGCGTGTGGAGCCCAGCGAGGACATTCCCTCCGGCTACGAGATCGTCATCCACGGCGGCCGCAAGCACATGGGCATGGACGCCATCGAGTGGGCCAAGACCTGCGAGTCCCTGGGCGCTGGCGAACTGTGCGTCAACTCCATCGACGCCGACGGCACCAAGGACGGCTACGAACTGAACCTCACCCGGACCATCGTGGATGCGGTCAACATCCCTGTCATCGCCTCGGGCGGGGCCGGCAGTCCCCAGCACATGGTGGACGCCGTGACAGAGGGCAAGGCCCAGGCCGCCCTCATCGCCTCCATCGTTCACTACGGCCAGTTCACCGTGCCCGAAATCAAGGACTACATGCACGCCCAGGGCGTGACCATGCGCATGGTCTGGTAG
- the dnaJ gene encoding molecular chaperone DnaJ: protein MASKRDYYEVLGVSRDAGDDEIKRAYRKMAFEYHPDRNPDDPEAEVKFKEAAEAYEVLRDPQKRQTYDRFGHEGVGGMGGGFHSSEDIFSTFSDIFSEFFGFSGRGGGRRPTAGADLRYNLRLSFREAAKGTEVTLKIPKKVECPECEGTGARDGAERQTCQQCGGAGAVQQAQGFFRIAVTCPNCQGEGSIVRDPCPKCMGRRVVQETRELQVTIPPGVDTGSRLRLRGEGEPGENGGPPGDLYVVMYVEEDKLFRRQGQDLVLTKEIDVVQAILGDKIDVETLDGTVPMEIPRGTQPGEIFQLRGLGLPHPSGGGDGDLLVEVDVRIPKKINKKQEELLREFDQLEEEKPMSRVKKFFGKSPKKAAGSEEE, encoded by the coding sequence ATGGCTTCCAAGCGCGACTACTACGAGGTTCTGGGCGTTTCCCGCGACGCGGGGGACGATGAGATCAAGCGGGCCTACCGTAAGATGGCCTTCGAGTATCATCCGGACCGCAATCCGGACGATCCCGAGGCGGAGGTCAAGTTCAAGGAGGCGGCCGAGGCCTACGAGGTGCTGCGCGACCCGCAGAAGCGACAGACCTATGACCGCTTCGGCCACGAGGGCGTCGGCGGCATGGGCGGCGGTTTCCACTCCTCCGAGGACATTTTCAGCACCTTCTCGGACATCTTCAGCGAGTTCTTCGGCTTTTCCGGCCGGGGCGGCGGACGCCGGCCCACCGCCGGGGCCGATTTGCGCTACAACCTCCGCCTTTCTTTCCGCGAAGCGGCCAAGGGTACCGAGGTAACGCTCAAGATACCCAAGAAAGTGGAATGCCCCGAGTGCGAAGGCACCGGCGCTCGCGACGGCGCGGAGCGCCAGACTTGCCAGCAGTGCGGCGGCGCCGGGGCGGTGCAGCAGGCCCAGGGGTTCTTCCGCATCGCCGTGACCTGCCCCAATTGCCAGGGCGAGGGCTCCATCGTGCGCGACCCTTGTCCCAAGTGCATGGGCAGGCGCGTGGTGCAGGAAACTCGCGAACTGCAGGTCACCATCCCGCCGGGCGTGGACACCGGCTCGCGGCTGCGGCTGCGGGGCGAGGGCGAACCCGGCGAGAACGGAGGTCCTCCGGGCGACCTCTACGTGGTCATGTACGTGGAGGAGGACAAACTCTTCCGCCGCCAGGGTCAGGACCTGGTGCTGACCAAGGAGATCGACGTGGTCCAGGCCATCCTGGGCGACAAGATCGACGTGGAGACCCTGGACGGAACAGTGCCCATGGAGATTCCCCGCGGCACCCAGCCCGGAGAGATCTTCCAACTGCGCGGCCTGGGGCTGCCCCATCCCAGCGGCGGCGGCGACGGCGACCTCCTGGTGGAGGTGGACGTGAGAATCCCCAAAAAGATCAACAAGAAGCAGGAAGAGCTGCTGCGCGAGTTCGATCAGCTTGAGGAGGAAAAGCCCATGAGCCGGGTCAAGAAGTTCTTCGGCAAGAGCCCGAAAAAGGCCGCCGGGAGCGAGGAGGAATAG
- a CDS encoding DUF4340 domain-containing protein, which translates to MWPPRQGERADDGFVWPDLSEADLSGFVVENARGRFECVRQEGGWAIRVPGAGVKPRAKSEKVKALLDFLTENKPLRMVGTLGESELDEYGLLEPRATFTAHSPLSWELRVGERNPTSDGVYARSSREPDSLLLLDTEFAIVLGRGADHYFDKNLFAFDREKVRALRGRGPDSGAWELRRGGEGDGWVFSAPEKAKGWPVSQTEVDYFLHTLGTIKAAELLVGRGEPAGDPSLVVEVELAADGEEAVQRLTAYPDGGNGPPWLGVSTSQPVPAGLDEQRFEQLNRSAFSLRDRRVITLDLSRVQRMRLDGARADLLAHKGDSVWRDNQGAEIVGLDVLLWRLTDVRYQREPVVELPEGAERALTWELMDEEGERLLKLAFFRDNGLEEGQYWLKNDNTGEFYPVCGGLLKDLTERLPSPGTGE; encoded by the coding sequence GTGTGGCCCCCCCGGCAGGGGGAGCGCGCGGATGACGGTTTCGTCTGGCCCGATCTGAGCGAGGCCGACCTGTCCGGTTTCGTGGTGGAAAACGCCCGGGGGCGTTTCGAATGCGTCCGACAGGAGGGAGGATGGGCCATCCGTGTTCCCGGAGCGGGAGTCAAGCCACGGGCCAAGTCCGAGAAGGTTAAGGCGTTGCTGGACTTTTTGACCGAGAACAAGCCGCTGCGCATGGTGGGCACGCTGGGGGAATCCGAGCTTGACGAGTACGGTCTGCTGGAGCCCAGGGCCACGTTCACGGCGCACTCGCCCCTTTCCTGGGAACTGCGCGTGGGTGAGCGCAACCCCACCAGCGATGGCGTGTACGCCCGCTCCAGCAGGGAGCCTGACAGCCTCCTGCTGTTGGACACGGAGTTCGCCATCGTTTTGGGACGCGGGGCGGACCATTATTTCGACAAAAACCTCTTCGCTTTTGACAGGGAGAAGGTGCGCGCCCTGCGCGGGCGCGGTCCTGACAGCGGGGCCTGGGAGCTGCGTCGCGGCGGGGAGGGCGATGGCTGGGTTTTTTCCGCGCCTGAAAAGGCCAAGGGGTGGCCCGTCTCCCAAACGGAGGTGGACTATTTTCTGCATACCCTGGGAACCATCAAGGCAGCCGAACTTCTGGTCGGCCGCGGGGAACCCGCAGGCGACCCCTCGCTGGTGGTGGAAGTGGAGCTGGCCGCCGACGGCGAGGAGGCCGTGCAGCGGCTGACGGCGTATCCCGATGGCGGGAATGGGCCTCCCTGGCTTGGGGTCTCCACCAGCCAGCCCGTGCCGGCCGGCCTGGACGAGCAACGCTTCGAGCAGCTCAACCGCAGCGCCTTTTCCTTGCGCGACCGCAGGGTAATCACCCTGGATTTGTCCAGGGTGCAGCGCATGCGTCTGGATGGCGCCAGGGCGGACCTGCTGGCCCACAAGGGGGACTCGGTCTGGCGCGACAACCAGGGGGCGGAGATCGTGGGCCTGGACGTGCTCTTGTGGCGGCTGACGGATGTTCGCTACCAGCGCGAGCCGGTGGTTGAACTGCCGGAAGGTGCGGAGCGGGCCTTGACCTGGGAATTGATGGACGAAGAGGGTGAACGGCTTTTGAAGTTGGCCTTTTTCCGGGACAACGGCCTGGAGGAGGGCCAATACTGGCTCAAGAACGACAACACAGGAGAATTCTATCCGGTTTGCGGCGGGTTGCTCAAGGACCTCACCGAGAGGCTTCCCTCGCCCGGAACCGGGGAATGA